A genomic stretch from Theobroma cacao cultivar B97-61/B2 chromosome 4, Criollo_cocoa_genome_V2, whole genome shotgun sequence includes:
- the LOC18603744 gene encoding phragmoplast orienting kinesin-1 isoform X1: MSRDISSSGFVSKNANENEFENSSSSAHFPPLRTPLNSIPDPSQYQKETQNQDEHDFDFKDKSESTRTLHKTPRVTGRHGKLHSEPNSAQSTPARSGPRFSLGGGAGTCVASRVTQVIGGRGGVSSSSYSRASRGTSMMDNSNFLVGAPYFELIEDPSFWRDRNVQVLIRIRPLSTIERVSEGYGRCLKQESAQTLVWLGHPDTRFTFDNVACETVSQEKLFRVAGLPMVENCLSGYNSCMFAYGQTGSGKTYTMMGEIYEMEGQLSENCGITPRVFEYLFSRIRMEEESRKDEKLRFSCKCSFLEIYNEQITDLLEPSSTNLQLREDLKKGVYVENLMEYNVRTVDDVLKLLLQGAANRRMAATNMNSESSRSHSVFTCIIESQWEKDAMTHFRFARLNLVDLAGSERQKSSGAEGDRLKEAANINKSLSTLGLVIMSLVDLAHGKHRHVPYRDSRLTFLLQDSLGGNSKTTIIANVSPSICAANETLSTLKFAQRAKLIQNNAKVNEDASGDVHALQRQIQQLKGQLSSLLKHHNFPNSPTSCVPSFEESKMGDDSGKNENTGEKMADSRIQNIHNKKMKRMEATLAGSLRREKMAEVAIRKLEAEIEQMNRLICQREEDVQRAKMMLRFREEKIKNLELLSTGLVSTEEYLTEENRALKEEIELLQTKIDRNPEVTRFALENIRLLEQLQKFQNFYEHGERETLLGEVSELRNQLLEVLEGKNRLSARYENQDGNTMKELEDCRNMNSKLMREVEELQMELRKYLNCSQSASDSVAYSPSKDHEEYKYSLVETISVCCDSGDEIASYSQKDDVALENQNEQNISVASDTQHSVSQKELIDARLLIKAMEAEHIYLLKELQHLQEENRRYMEIISNKELENESVHKLQIDCLEPDHLASKNKGLVMEREDIDPKDLQDKLDRLTKDLDNARLLNCQYQQVQASQLSCQHEADLVREQVEMETARTILHLQEEVATLQLELNERLASVTQENIRLRDTITAKEEEVKSTCIEWERATLELTSFLLDGSKSLKDASWQIENIARSFPQINVWVGENVERAARVCIDKEERILLLQRSLEDAQRMTVEMEMKLSSLKGATIALNEFQEPRGDMKTDDTALLSMLFNEKIDLEKVLLYELKLKEDQLTMAVKRADAAFLVAKWLVDCNKAVYGDHAEVDIPILTLATSEGMQSNVMARIKFPTVDDLKAQVELAKLVILESENVINTSHKDAEVHLSTLQTDIFEAYSVYKELLQDLLREILDIRSKFSELNENCNNFQFSTIKLQSVGAAKSLKCHLLQQIKGELAQANEILKLIKDCIKTKASMNVCMSNEEDVIENDSWSSNSSTSSSDFSIESFASGNNLSGSHCSRKTAELMDDTKFKGVSLESDLEFSEKSVTFGLRKELRKALDVFHKLYVWLTTILDENDIGECSHTEGLPSFGLTMQIDEAGSHNTVEALADDKISPAKSFLKKFEEAHATMKEADYMLNALLKANESTKLLNSIWKQASEELIVEKSNLIDEVEKLRYSISLKERENELLQDQIRYTLVETADSISLLEGCFQQMQRQVEDKFKVLYSEVLSIRQGVLFSVCNTRSSFEDICYEMMEKEFSLFVLYQCYFGDFIRKTLTFSNELRSHPLQRPEFHSVVNTSVKSHSIRQGDNVVYHKKSIEEGNEGKQLKHLEDQEADLSHNDLIDENLSLKKELKRKEVLLEGLLFDLHLLQESASNSKEIKDESEKLMSALRQVRHEVEMKTNQVDDLLVQHSKLENRLSDAENALLISNSNLEQAKETIDSLLDQNAEMRMLLKDLYLKKAEAEERLEEQKEVVKGLEKEILHLNYSVEKDLLSSVEGIEEDLRKVTSERDELREEIFSLNDKLEIAHALADENEAIAVEARQESEASKIYAEQKEEEVKILEHSVEELESTINVLEKKLYELDEEVERHRLIRNSLEHELQALRDRLSKVDNFADVVHSVNSNAEQTEDLMSRQMHNKLLELHEAHDQIRILEKEKAELSIEIKQCKEYISELVLHSEAQASQYQQKYKTLEAMVREVKTDLPSSTSTVPISDKNEKTSARSRGSSSPFRCIASLVQQMNSEKDQELSMARLRIEELEAVSASRQKEICMLNTRLAAAESMTHDVIRDLLGVKLDMTNYANLIDQHQVKKLVEEAHQQAEEFLAKEQEILNLRNQVNDLIEEKESCLSEISKKDADILTAQLSLEQLQQRDQFFSAQNQMLKMEKTNLIKRVAELDELIKTLEGTSSSNQKQTNQTSQIKENGPSNLGGFDFPKRLAHSERLLSRVNTELAQFRRTNGRQLHGKTCGQGFEAKYRKHKD, translated from the exons ATGTCAAGGGACATTTCCAGCTCCGGATTCGTCTCTAAGAATGCAAATGAGAACGAGTTCGAAAACTCGTCGAGTTCGGCTCATTTCCCACCTCTGAGAACTCCGCTCAACTCGATTCCCGATCCGTCTCAATACCAGAAAGAAACGCAGAATCAAGACGAACACGATTTCGATTTTAAAGACAAATCCGAATCTACTCGAACACTTCATAAAACCCCGAGGGTTACCGGTCGCCACGGCAAGCTGCATTCCGAGCCGAACTCCGCTCAGAGTACTCCGGCGAGAAGCGGTCCGCGGTTTTCGCTCGGGGGCGGAGCTGGAACTTGTGTTGCCAGTAGAGTTACTCAAGTTATTGGAGGAAGAGGTGGAGTGAGCTCCAGCTCTTATTCTAGGGCTTCGAGAGGGACTTCGATGATGgataattccaatttcttggTTGGCGCTCCATATTTCGAGCTCATTGAGGATCCTTCCTTTTGGAGAGATCGCAATGTGCAG GTGTTGATAAGAATTCGGCCACTGAGTACGATAGAGAGGGTTTCAGAAGGATACGGTCGGTGTTTGAAGCAGGAGAGTGCACAAACTTTAGTGTGGCTAGGACATCCTGATACCAGATTTACCTTTGATAATGTAGCTTGCGAGACCGTATCACAG GAAAAGCTGTTCAGAGTAGCTGGTCTACCCATGGTGGAGAATTGCTTGTCTGGGTATAATAGCTGTATGTTTGCTTATGGTCAG ACCGGTAGTGGCAAAACATATACTATGATGGGTGAAATATATGAGATGGAAGGCCAGCTCAGTGAAAATTGTGGAATAACTCCTCGtgtatttgaatatttattttcaaggATTAGAATG GAAGAAGAGAGCAGGAAGGATGAGAAGTTGAGGTTCAGTTGCAAATGTTCCTTCCTAGAGATATATAATGAGCAAATAACGGATCTTTTGGAGCCTTCATCAACTAATCTTCAA CTCAGAGAAGACTTGAAGAAAGGTGTATACGTGGAAAATCTTATGGAATATAATGTGCGGACTGTTGATGATGTTCTCAAGCTTCTCTTGCAG GGTGCTGCAAACAGAAGAATGGCAGCAACCAACATGAACAGCGAGAGCAGCCGATCCCATAGTGTTTTCACTTGTATCATTGAAAGCCAATGGGAGAAAGATGCTATGACCCACTTTAGATTTGCAAGGTTAAATTTGGTGGATTTAGCTGGTTCTGAAAG GCAGAAGAGCTCCGGTGCAGAAGGAGATCGTCTGAAAGAAGCAGCAAACATAAACAAATCTTTGTCAACTCTTGG CCTGGTAATAATGTCTCTGGTGGATCTGGCACATGGGAAACACAGACATGTGCCTTACAGAGATTCTCGACTGACATTTCTGCTTCAG GACTCACTAGGTGGAAACTCAAAAACAACAATTATTGCAAATGTCAGCCCATCCATTTG TGCTGCAAATGAAACTCTAAGCACACTGAAGTTTGCTCAGCGTGCCAAACTTATTCAGAATAAC GCTAAAGTGAATGAAGATGCTTCAGGTGATGTTCATGCACTGCAGAGGCAAATCCAACAATTAAAG GGCCAGCTGTCTTCCTTGTTGAAGCATCATAACTTCCCAAACTCTCCAACTAGCTGTGTGCCAAGTTTTGAAGAATCAAAAATGGGAGACGATTcaggaaaaaatgaaaacacaGGAGAGAAAATGGCAGATTCTAGGATACAGAACATTCACAATAAGAAG ATGAAACGCATGGAAGCTACTTTAGCTGGTTCCTTAAGGAGAGAAAAGATGGCAGAAGTAGCAATCCGGAAATTAGAGGCTGAAATTGAGCAAATGAACCGCTTG ATTTGTCAAAGAGAAGAAGATGTTCAACGGGCTAAAATGATGCTTAGGTTTCGGGAGGAGAAGATAAAAAATCTTGAATTGCTGTCAACTGGCCTAGTATCAACTGAGGAGTATCTCACGGAGGAAAATCGAGCTTTGAAGGAAGAGATTGAATTGCTTCAGACAAAGATTGACAGAAATCCTGAAGTGACACGTTTTGCTTTAGAGAATATTAGACTTCTTGAACAGCTGCAAAA atttcaaaatttttatgagCATGGAGAGCGAGAAACACTGCTGGGTGAAGTTTCGGAATTGCGGAACCAG CTTCTAGAAGTTCTTGAAGGAAAGAATAGATTATCTGCTAGATATGAGAATCAG GATGGGAACACTATGAAGGAGTTGGAAGATTGCAGGAATATGAATTCCAAACTGATGAG GGAAGTAGAAGAGTTACAAATGGAACTGAGAAAATACTTGAACTGTAGTCAATCAGCATCTGATTCT GTTGCTTATTCTCCCTCCAAGGATCATGAGGAATACAAATATTCATTG GTTGAGACTATATCAGTCTGTTGTGACTCTGGAGATGAGATAGCATCCTATTCCCAGAAGGATGATGTCGCTttagaaaatcaaaatgaaCAGAACATAAGTGTTGCTTCAGATACGCAACATAGTGTCTCTCAAAAGGAGTTGATAGATGCAAGATTGCTAATTAAGGCAATGGAGGCTGAGCATATCTATTTACTTAAAGAGCTGCAGCATCTGCAGGAAGAGAACAGAAGATACATGGAAATAATAAGCAATAAAGAACTGGAAAATGAATCTGTTCATAAACTTCAGATTGATTGCCTTGAACCAGATCACTTGGCATCTAAAAACAAAGGCCTGGTCATGGAGAGGGAAGACATTGATCCAAAGGATTTACAGGACAAGttggatagattgactaaaGACCTTGATAATGCCAGATTACTTAATTGTCAATATCAACAGGTTCAGGCATCACAATTGTCTTGCCAGCATGAAGCTGACTTAGTGCGTGAACAGGTTGAGATGGAAACCGCAAGGACAATTCTTCATTTGCAGGAAGAGGTTGCTACACTTCAGTTGGAGCTCAATGAAAGACTAGCTTCCGTTACTCAAGAAAATATAAGGCTAAGAGATACAATCACGGCTAAAGAGGAGGAAGTAAAGTCAACTTGTATAGAGTGGGAAAGGGCAACTTTAGAACTCACTAGCTTCCTTCTAGATGGTTCTAAATCTCTCAAAGATGCCTCTTGGCAGATAGAAAATATTGCTCGTTCATTTCCTCAAATTAACGTTTGGGTTGGTGAAAATGTTGAGAGAGCTGCAAGAGTTTGCATtgacaaagaagaaagaattctACTTCTGCAGAGAAGCTTGGAAGATGCACAGAGGATGACAGTGGAAATGGAGATGAAGTTAAGTTCCTTGAAGGGAGCGACAATTGCTTTAAATGAATTTCAGGAACCAAGGGGCGATATGAAAACAGATGACACAGCCCTATTAAGCATGTTATTCAATGAGAAGATAGATTTGGAGAAAGTTCTACTGTATGAACTCAAACTTAAGGAGGATCAGCTTACCATGGCAGTAAAACGAGCTGATGCTGCCTTCTTGGTTGCAAAATGGCTTGTAGATTGCAACAAGGCTGTTTATGGAGATCACGCTGAGGTGGACATTCCAATCTTAACGCTAGCCACTTCTGAGGGAATGCAAAGCAATGTGATGGCTCGTATAAAGTTTCCAACAGTTGATGATCTTAAGGCTCAAGTGGAGTTGGCAAAGTTAGTAATATTGGAGTCTGAGAATGTTATTAATACTTCTCATAAAGATGCAGAAGTCCATTTATCCACCCTCCAAACAGACATTTTCGAAGCCTATTCAGTTTACAAGGAGTTGCTTCAGGATTTGCTGAGAGAAATTCTTGACATAAGGAGTAAATTTTCTGAACTAAATGAGAACTGTAACAATTTTCAGTTTTCTACAATCAAATTGCAATCAGTGGGCGCAGCTAAGTCTTTGAAGTGTCACCTGCTGCAACAAATAAAAGGTGAACTTGCTCAGGCAAATGAAATTCTTAAGTTAATTAAAGACTGCATTAAAACAAAAGCTAGTATGAATGTCTGCATGTCAAATGAAGAGGATGTGATTGAAAATGACAGCTGGAGTTCTAATTCTTCAACATCAAGCTCTGATTTTTCAATTGAAAGTTTTGCTTCTGGAAACAATTTGAGTGGATCACACTGCTCCAGGAAAACGGCTGAGCTGATGGATGATACAAAATTTAAAGGAGTCTCACTTGAATCTGATTTGGAATTCTCAGAAAAGTCAGTAACATTTGGTCTTAGAAAGGAGTTGCGAAAGGCATTGGATGTTTTCCATAAATTATATGTTTGGTTAACCACAATCCTTGACGAGAATGATATTGGAGAATGTTCTCACACAGAAG GGCTTCCTTCGTTTGGGTTGACAATGCAGATTGATGAAGCAGGATCCCATAATACGGTAGAG GCACTTGCTGATGATAAAATCAGTCCTGCTAAAAgcttcttaaaaaaatttgaggaaGCCCATGCGACCATGAAAGAAGCTGATTACATGTTAAATGCATTGCTGAAAGCAAATGAAAGCACAAAACTGTTGAATAGTATATGGAAGCAAGCAAGTGAAGAATTGATTGTAGAGAAATCAAACTTGATTGATGAAGTTGAAAAGCTCAGATATTCAATAAGtttgaaagaaagagagaatgaaTTGCTGCAGGATCAAATACGTTATACTTTGGTTGAAACAGCCGACTCAATATCTCTGCTTGAAGGGTGTTTCCAGCAAATGCAAAGACAAGTTGAGGATAAGTTTAAGGTTTTATATTCTGAAGTTTTATCTATCAGGCAGGGGGTGCTTTTCTCTGTATGCAACACAAGATCATCATTTGAAGACATTTGCTATGAGATGATGGAGAaagaattttcattatttgttTTGTATCAGTGCTATTTTGGAGACTTTATCCGCAAAACTTTAACCTTCAGCAATGAATTACGTTCTCATCCATTGCAAAGACCAGAATTTCACTCAGTTGTAAATACTTCAGTAAAGAGTCACTCCATTAGGCAAGGTGACAATGTGGTTTATCATAAGAAAAGCATAGAGGAAGGAAATGAAGGCAAGCAACTCAAACATTTAGAAGATCAAGAAGCAGACCTCTCACATAATGATTTGATAGATGAAAATCTCTCTCTTAAGAaagaattgaaaagaaaagaagttttGTTGGAGGGTTTGCTTTTTGATCTTCACTTGTTGCAAGAATCGGCGTCCAATAGCAAAGAAATTAAAGATGAAAGTGAAAAGTTAATGTCGGCTTTGAGGCAAGTCCGCCATGAGGTAGAGATGAAAACAAATCAAGTTGATGACTTGTTGGTTCAGCACAGTAAACTTGAAAATCGTCTAAGTGATGCTGAAAATGCTCTGTTAATATCAAACTCCAATCTGGAGCAGGCTAAAGAAACAATAGACTCTCTGTTAGACCAAAATGCTGAGATGAGAATGCTTTTAAAAGACCTCTATCTCAAGAAAGCTGAGGCTGAAGAAAGACTGGAAGAGCAGAAGGAGGTGGTGAAAGGATTGGAAAAAGAAATCCTTCATTTGAATTATTCAGTGGAAAAGGACTTACTCTCATCAGTTGAAGGCATTGAGGAGGACTTGAGAAAGGTCACTAGCGAGAGAGATGAACTCCGTGAAGAAATTTTCTCACTAAATGATAAGCTTGAGATAGCCCATGCATTGGCTGATGAAAATGAAGCTATCGCAGTTGAAGCTCGTCAG gAGTCAGAGGCAAGTAAAATATATGCTGAACAAAAGGAGGAGGAAGTCAAGATCCTGGAGCATTCTGTTGAGGAACTTGAATCTACCATAAATGTCTTGGAGAAAAAG TTATATGAACTGGATGAGGAGGTAGAGAGGCATCGGTTGATCAGAAATTCTTTAGAGCATGAACTCCAAGCTCTGAGAGATAGATTGTCAAAAGTAGATAACTTTGCTGATGTTGTGCATTCAGTTAACTCAAATGCTGAACAAACTGAAGATCTTATGTCTAG GCAAATGCACAATAAATTGCTGGAACTCCATGAGGCACATGATCAGATAAGAATTCTAGAGAAGGAAAAAGCAGAGCTGAGTATAGAG ATCAAACAATGCAAAGAGTACATCTCGGAACTTGTGTTGCATTCTGAAGCCCAAGCATCACAGTACCAACAGAAG TACAAGACCTTGGAGGCCATGGTTCGTGAAGTGAAAACAGATTTGCCATCTTCAACATCAACAGTACCAATATCGGACAAAAATGAGAAAACCTCAGCAAGAAGCAGGGGTTCAAGCTCACCATTCCGGTGCATTGCAAGTTTAGTACAACAAATGAATTCAGAGAAGGATCAAGAATTGTCAATGGCCAGGCTTCGCATAGAAGAGCTGGAAGCAGTGTCAGCTAGTCGGCAAAAAGAG ATATGCATGCTAAACACGAGGCTAGCTGCAGCAGAAAGCATGACACATGATGTCATCAGGGATTTACTTGGTGTCAAATTGGACATGACTAATTATGCA